The following are encoded together in the Clostridium sp. BJN0013 genome:
- a CDS encoding methyl-accepting chemotaxis protein, translating to MAESFNKKIHPKNIDENNTKYIFPYITQVFELNKEIEKETNRIIEEEEISTSNVDMLLNESGYTEQQIKKVEEHLQDLAESSKNTNDLIEKLFKSFIKESEKVNNIKAQNALMDGEMNIIEKMFNEFILLCDKLKIQYESIEQFTNVISNVAKQTKLLSLNASIESSRAGEYGRGFSIVADEIKKLSINSQNNVKDIINSLKGMTEIIEQLSSKSKEGMDKVSSAVQGIKKSDVLMDDIVVSQGEFLKHFNNVKHSQKNNLSDVEEINHELTNIIKKSNNDKNEFEGLIMGSQKKADYILNILHHLNQIEILWKKYVSKS from the coding sequence ATGGCAGAAAGTTTTAATAAAAAGATACATCCCAAAAATATTGATGAAAATAATACAAAGTATATATTTCCATATATAACCCAGGTATTTGAATTAAATAAAGAAATAGAGAAGGAAACTAATCGTATAATAGAAGAAGAGGAAATATCTACATCTAATGTAGACATGCTGTTAAATGAATCTGGATATACAGAACAGCAGATAAAAAAAGTTGAAGAACATCTTCAGGATTTAGCCGAAAGCAGTAAAAATACCAATGATTTAATAGAAAAACTTTTTAAGAGTTTCATTAAAGAATCAGAAAAAGTCAACAATATAAAAGCACAAAATGCCCTTATGGATGGGGAAATGAATATTATAGAGAAAATGTTTAATGAGTTTATACTTTTGTGTGATAAATTAAAGATACAGTATGAAAGCATTGAACAATTTACAAATGTTATTTCCAATGTAGCAAAACAGACAAAATTGCTTTCATTAAATGCATCTATAGAATCTTCAAGAGCAGGGGAATATGGAAGAGGTTTTTCCATTGTTGCAGATGAAATAAAGAAACTATCTATTAACTCTCAAAATAATGTAAAAGATATAATAAATTCTTTAAAGGGTATGACAGAGATTATAGAACAGCTCAGTAGCAAGTCCAAAGAAGGAATGGACAAAGTCTCCAGTGCAGTTCAGGGCATTAAAAAGTCAGATGTATTGATGGACGATATTGTGGTATCACAGGGAGAATTTTTAAAGCATTTTAATAATGTGAAACATTCCCAGAAAAATAATTTAAGTGATGTAGAAGAGATAAATCATGAACTTACCAATATTATTAAGAAATCCAATAATGATAAAAATGAATTTGAAGGGCTAATTATGGGCTCTCAAAAGAAGGCAGATTATATTTTAAATATTTTGCACCATCTTAACCAGATTGAAATTTTGTGGAAAAAATATGTTTCAAAAAGTTAA
- a CDS encoding sodium:solute symporter family protein has translation MSASLIIIILYIAMLFVISFFAKRRVSKGGESYTLAGRELSTPIVACSLIGLAIGGASTIGVAEQAYGVGLAAGWYTVAWGFAAIVMGLVTAEKYRNFNVSTVPELFGKFYDEKGRFICVICQMVILIVVVSLQYIAGGSILSSLLPGVFTLKSGMIVSACVFIGITFMGGMWSAGLCNLFNVPLKYAGVILCTILAVISTGGFENIRLNLPQNVPYFSFTQGTGIWIILSWFLIMLTQVMSMQGPVQIAFAAKDSKTAKKGFIIGGLCMIPIGFLCALIGMSAKVAFPEVSATLALPKMILSLNPLAAGITLAALWAADVSTACNLLLGASTLFSQDIYKKSINPKVDDKKYLIINKTSVILLGVFTFVLASSMSGILKTISIGLSLCTAFTIVFLFTIFYPKLCRKSSAFYTTLVSIIVLLVWQIVPSFRIFPHVIFMEWLVCLCTFLLIAVLDKHNIFTSEQLKSIEDVV, from the coding sequence ATGAGTGCATCATTAATAATTATTATACTTTATATAGCAATGCTCTTTGTAATAAGTTTCTTTGCTAAAAGAAGAGTATCCAAAGGAGGAGAAAGTTATACCCTAGCAGGTAGAGAGCTTTCAACTCCTATTGTAGCCTGTTCACTTATAGGTCTTGCCATTGGGGGGGCTTCTACCATAGGTGTTGCAGAACAAGCCTACGGTGTAGGTCTTGCAGCAGGATGGTATACTGTGGCCTGGGGATTTGCGGCTATAGTTATGGGACTTGTTACTGCTGAGAAATACAGAAATTTCAATGTATCCACAGTACCGGAGCTTTTTGGAAAGTTCTACGATGAGAAAGGAAGATTTATCTGCGTTATATGCCAGATGGTTATTCTTATAGTAGTTGTGTCACTTCAGTATATTGCCGGTGGTTCTATTTTGTCTTCACTTTTACCTGGAGTATTCACATTAAAATCCGGTATGATAGTCAGTGCCTGTGTATTTATAGGTATAACTTTTATGGGTGGAATGTGGTCTGCAGGATTATGCAATTTATTTAATGTACCTTTAAAATATGCAGGAGTTATACTCTGTACCATATTAGCTGTAATATCCACCGGCGGATTTGAAAATATAAGATTGAATTTGCCACAAAATGTACCTTATTTCAGCTTCACCCAGGGTACCGGTATATGGATAATTTTAAGCTGGTTTTTAATTATGCTAACCCAGGTCATGTCTATGCAGGGACCTGTACAGATAGCTTTTGCAGCTAAGGATTCCAAAACAGCAAAAAAAGGATTCATAATAGGTGGATTATGCATGATTCCCATAGGATTTTTATGCGCCCTTATAGGTATGTCAGCTAAGGTTGCTTTTCCAGAGGTAAGTGCTACTTTGGCATTACCTAAGATGATACTGTCCCTAAATCCTTTGGCAGCAGGCATAACTCTTGCAGCACTTTGGGCCGCAGATGTATCTACTGCTTGTAATTTATTGCTGGGAGCGTCTACACTATTTTCACAAGATATATATAAAAAGTCTATAAATCCAAAAGTAGATGACAAAAAATATCTTATAATAAATAAAACATCGGTTATTCTGCTTGGAGTATTTACTTTTGTATTGGCTTCGTCTATGTCAGGTATATTAAAAACTATATCCATAGGTTTAAGTCTCTGCACTGCCTTTACAATAGTATTTTTATTTACCATATTCTACCCTAAACTATGCAGAAAAAGTTCTGCCTTTTATACCACTTTAGTAAGCATAATAGTTTTACTTGTATGGCAAATAGTACCTTCATTTAGGATATTCCCTCATGTAATATTTATGGAATGGCTAGTATGTCTTTGCACTTTCCTATTGATAGCAGTACTAGACAAACACAACATATTTACATCTGAACAATTGAAATCCATTGAAGATGTTGTGTAA
- a CDS encoding PocR ligand-binding domain-containing protein, giving the protein MIKILDDGELDLELLEVEDVIDIDILQKFQDNFAEGMNIASVTVDKLGKPVTKPSSYTDFCLNLTQSTSAGEARCAKSHKRGGEEATRLERPYVYTCHAGLIDFAAPIMIKDNTIGTILGGQVMYSHPEESRFRDTAAEIGVDADKYVEASNHVYKVDEKNVKAASEVLYVVANALCKIGYESILVGTVAANLSENFEQISATMEELAASSVDVSNNQKALNEEITRVKSISLEINSVLNSIKNIAEQTKMLGLNAAIEAARAGELGRGFGVVASEIRKLSEDSKQTASTIVDLTKKIQESVDNTIETSNATLETTEQQTAAIQEISSNVQQVSEMSDTLNEMANSKI; this is encoded by the coding sequence ATGATAAAAATATTGGATGATGGAGAATTAGATCTGGAATTATTGGAAGTGGAGGATGTTATAGATATAGATATATTGCAAAAGTTTCAAGATAATTTTGCTGAAGGTATGAATATTGCCAGTGTAACAGTGGACAAGCTTGGAAAGCCTGTAACAAAACCTAGCTCCTATACCGATTTTTGTTTGAATCTTACCCAGTCTACTTCTGCCGGAGAGGCACGCTGTGCAAAGTCCCATAAAAGAGGAGGAGAGGAGGCAACAAGACTTGAAAGGCCTTATGTCTATACCTGTCATGCAGGTCTGATTGATTTTGCTGCACCTATAATGATAAAAGACAATACAATAGGTACCATATTAGGTGGACAAGTTATGTATTCACATCCAGAAGAATCACGTTTTAGGGATACTGCCGCTGAAATAGGTGTGGATGCGGATAAGTATGTGGAGGCTTCAAATCATGTATATAAAGTAGATGAGAAAAATGTAAAGGCAGCGTCTGAAGTACTATATGTAGTTGCTAATGCACTTTGTAAAATAGGTTATGAATCCATTTTAGTAGGAACGGTTGCAGCAAATCTTTCTGAGAACTTTGAACAGATTTCAGCTACCATGGAAGAATTGGCAGCATCCTCTGTAGATGTAAGTAATAATCAGAAAGCTTTAAACGAAGAAATTACCAGAGTTAAAAGTATTTCTTTAGAAATAAACAGTGTATTAAATTCCATAAAAAATATAGCAGAACAGACGAAAATGCTTGGCTTGAATGCAGCTATAGAAGCAGCCAGGGCCGGGGAGCTTGGAAGAGGTTTTGGAGTTGTAGCAAGTGAAATAAGAAAATTATCTGAGGATTCAAAGCAGACAGCTTCCACCATAGTAGATCTGACTAAAAAAATACAAGAATCAGTGGATAATACTATTGAGACCTCTAATGCCACTCTTGAAACCACGGAACAGCAAACAGCAGCAATACAGGAAATTTCATCCAATGTTCAGCAAGTTTCGGAAATGTCAGATACTTTAAATGAAATGGCAAATTCAAAAATATAA
- a CDS encoding DUF2179 domain-containing protein, with protein sequence MSGFGGYTGEERTILMVVMNQLSLIHIL encoded by the coding sequence ATATCCGGATTTGGAGGATATACTGGAGAGGAACGTACAATTTTAATGGTTGTTATGAATCAGCTAAGCTTAATCCACATACTATAA
- a CDS encoding amino acid permease has translation MEKRHKGLSVLELTMMALGTVIGGSFFLGSSVAIHTLGPFIIISYVLGGILVYFILSALSEMTVADPSPGSFFTYARKAFGSGAGFIVGWVYWTGMVLAMSSEAAAVSILLRRWFPGISISFFGSMTILVITLLNLLGADKLSKLESGLAAVKLLAIVSFIIIALLLITGLLGLNPGVAGVKVRGMSFLLPGGIKSIAGSMLTVMFAYAGFEIIGLAASETDNPQKMIPKAIKYTVLSLVVLYIASISAVLLLIPTEALGENVSPMVAALNRWGMNWAGNVINIVMVIAILSTMLAAMFGIGRMIRSLADEVYAPGWLKDNTNIPYRGMMFSGAAMFLGLMMGLLFPRVYLFLVSCGGFSLLFTYIMIVASQIRLRKKHMYIIEEKQHSYISWITAISLIAIILSMPFIPGQASGLIAGIVIIVFYSVVYIGVKYYVRIKKYVRLDSRFDAKERKANFFMEFSKELVERKKVFPKRKGKKYDK, from the coding sequence ATGGAAAAGAGACATAAAGGATTATCTGTTTTAGAACTTACAATGATGGCTCTTGGAACCGTAATTGGAGGTTCTTTTTTCCTGGGATCCTCTGTGGCTATCCATACCTTGGGCCCTTTTATAATTATTTCCTATGTATTAGGAGGAATTTTAGTATATTTTATTCTTTCTGCCCTTTCAGAAATGACAGTTGCGGATCCATCACCAGGATCTTTTTTTACATATGCTAGAAAAGCTTTTGGTTCTGGAGCTGGATTTATTGTAGGATGGGTCTACTGGACTGGCATGGTTCTTGCTATGTCCAGTGAAGCTGCAGCCGTATCTATTTTACTGCGCAGATGGTTTCCAGGCATATCCATATCTTTTTTTGGAAGTATGACCATTCTTGTAATTACATTGCTTAATTTATTAGGTGCTGATAAGTTGAGTAAACTGGAAAGTGGTCTCGCTGCTGTTAAGCTGCTGGCAATAGTATCTTTTATAATTATCGCCCTGCTTTTAATTACAGGTCTTTTAGGGTTAAATCCCGGTGTAGCGGGGGTTAAAGTGAGAGGAATGTCATTTTTGCTTCCAGGAGGAATAAAAAGTATTGCAGGAAGTATGCTTACAGTTATGTTTGCCTATGCAGGTTTTGAAATAATAGGCCTGGCAGCTTCTGAGACTGATAATCCACAGAAGATGATTCCAAAAGCTATAAAATATACTGTATTAAGTCTTGTGGTTCTTTATATAGCTTCCATTTCTGCAGTTCTTCTGTTAATCCCTACAGAGGCTCTTGGTGAAAATGTAAGTCCTATGGTAGCAGCACTTAATAGATGGGGAATGAACTGGGCTGGAAATGTGATAAATATAGTAATGGTTATAGCAATACTTTCTACAATGCTGGCAGCTATGTTTGGGATAGGAAGAATGATCCGTTCTCTTGCAGATGAAGTTTACGCTCCCGGGTGGTTAAAGGATAACACAAATATTCCCTACAGAGGTATGATGTTTTCTGGTGCAGCTATGTTCTTGGGGCTAATGATGGGACTTTTATTTCCCAGAGTGTATTTGTTTTTAGTAAGCTGTGGAGGATTTTCATTACTTTTTACATATATAATGATTGTAGCTTCACAAATTCGATTGCGTAAAAAGCATATGTACATTATAGAAGAGAAGCAACATAGCTACATTTCATGGATTACTGCCATAAGTCTTATTGCTATTATTTTAAGCATGCCTTTTATCCCAGGCCAGGCATCAGGTCTCATAGCAGGTATAGTAATTATTGTCTTTTATTCAGTAGTATACATAGGTGTGAAGTATTATGTAAGAATTAAAAAATATGTCAGATTAGATAGTAGATTTGATGCAAAAGAACGTAAAGCTAATTTTTTTATGGAGTTTTCTAAAGAATTAGTTGAGAGGAAAAAAGTTTTCCCGAAAAGGAAGGGGAAAAAATATGATAAGTGA
- the thiT gene encoding energy-coupled thiamine transporter ThiT translates to MSLIKNITEISSHPTSIFALIAVIIFILFWAKVKNVKFTTQLITHIGIALALATILKIFRIYHLPQGGSITLGSMVPILLMALLYGPEVGFITGFLYGIITLILDPYILHPVQVIFDYPLPFMALGIAGYFRNRKIIGTLLALLGRFICHFISGVIFFGSFAPKGMSPAIYSLTLNGIFMAIEGVICISIIILLPVKHLETIINKKIISN, encoded by the coding sequence ATGTCTTTAATAAAAAATATTACAGAGATCTCATCTCACCCAACTTCTATTTTTGCATTAATTGCTGTTATTATTTTTATCCTATTCTGGGCGAAAGTTAAAAATGTTAAATTCACTACACAGCTTATAACTCATATAGGTATAGCACTGGCACTGGCCACCATACTTAAAATATTTAGAATATATCATCTGCCTCAAGGTGGAAGTATAACCTTAGGAAGTATGGTACCTATACTTCTCATGGCTTTACTTTATGGCCCGGAAGTTGGTTTCATTACTGGATTTTTATATGGAATTATAACCTTAATATTAGATCCATACATACTTCATCCTGTACAAGTTATATTTGATTATCCTCTACCATTTATGGCTTTAGGTATAGCTGGATATTTTAGAAACAGAAAAATTATAGGTACATTGCTGGCACTTTTAGGAAGATTTATATGTCATTTTATATCTGGAGTAATCTTCTTTGGAAGCTTTGCCCCAAAAGGAATGTCCCCCGCAATTTATTCTCTTACCTTAAATGGTATATTTATGGCTATTGAAGGTGTAATATGTATTTCAATAATAATATTACTTCCTGTAAAACATTTAGAAACAATTATAAATAAAAAAATAATATCTAATTGA
- a CDS encoding lactate utilization protein has protein sequence MDTNISWVNDKKIERTIKALKRNNMNGFYVKDRQEFFSKIEQLVKKDSVVSCGGSVTLQQSGVLEYLRSGRYKFLDRAAEGVTPEQKKRIHRETFFADAFFTSVNALTEEGELFNVDGTGNRVAAMLFGPDKVIVVCGVNKIVRNLEEAIERNKSVSAPANARRLNCNTPCVSTGRCMECNSKSRICNEYTLIRNQLDDSRIYVFIIDENLGY, from the coding sequence ATGGATACAAATATTTCCTGGGTAAATGATAAAAAAATAGAGAGGACTATTAAAGCCTTAAAAAGGAATAACATGAATGGATTTTATGTGAAGGATAGGCAAGAATTTTTCAGTAAAATAGAACAGCTAGTCAAAAAAGATTCTGTGGTAAGTTGCGGAGGGTCTGTTACATTGCAGCAGTCAGGTGTTTTGGAATATTTGAGAAGTGGAAGATATAAGTTTTTAGATAGGGCGGCAGAAGGAGTGACTCCGGAGCAAAAAAAGCGGATACACAGAGAAACTTTTTTTGCAGACGCATTTTTTACCAGCGTTAATGCCTTAACTGAAGAAGGAGAACTGTTTAATGTAGATGGTACAGGTAATAGAGTTGCAGCTATGCTTTTTGGTCCTGATAAAGTTATTGTAGTCTGTGGTGTAAATAAAATTGTAAGAAATTTAGAAGAAGCTATAGAGAGAAATAAAAGTGTATCTGCCCCTGCTAATGCCAGAAGGCTTAATTGTAATACACCCTGTGTTAGCACCGGACGCTGTATGGAGTGCAATAGTAAAAGCAGAATATGTAACGAGTATACCTTAATAAGAAATCAACTTGATGATTCCAGGATTTATGTATTTATAATTGATGAAAATTTAGGATATTAA
- a CDS encoding Ger(x)C family spore germination protein: MNKFKIFLHIIVVVIFIICFLGTSGMLVENMEIPVGVGADIERNSDNVFYSIPLLVYSFENVNQVMSTTIIGSNGNLGQTIQNRQLKEGKKSSLGLNRVFLFGEETAMFGIKNFLDIWVKNQATNDRALCAVCKGKAEDIFKYKTKEYSNAAEYIEGMIKNLREYNFFSMQYTAMDLIVRVDAEGRNVLLPYIELKNNGIETTGLAIFKRDVMVGKADMNETRIINILKESRVKGILTLQKDLKHYINCYAYSKRKVKCYKENGKYKFVIYLDIEGNMMSNELYSNLSSNPQVLKEYEEDMRNYIEKKANETIRNIKYKYKTDVLDLGKIAISKYGRGTGTDWNKVVCDSEIQVNVKFKVNTEGRGDY; the protein is encoded by the coding sequence ATGAATAAATTCAAGATTTTTTTGCATATTATTGTAGTAGTAATATTTATTATATGTTTTTTAGGTACAAGTGGAATGCTGGTGGAAAATATGGAAATACCAGTAGGGGTAGGAGCGGATATAGAAAGAAATTCTGACAATGTATTTTATAGCATACCACTTTTGGTATATTCCTTTGAGAATGTAAATCAAGTGATGAGTACTACCATTATTGGAAGCAATGGAAATCTGGGACAGACAATTCAAAATAGACAATTAAAAGAAGGGAAAAAATCCAGTTTGGGGCTTAATAGAGTATTTTTATTTGGTGAAGAAACTGCAATGTTTGGCATAAAAAATTTTTTAGATATATGGGTAAAGAATCAAGCTACAAATGACAGGGCATTATGTGCAGTGTGTAAAGGGAAAGCTGAAGACATATTCAAATATAAGACTAAAGAGTACTCTAATGCTGCAGAATATATTGAGGGAATGATAAAGAATCTGCGTGAATATAATTTTTTTTCTATGCAGTATACTGCTATGGATTTAATAGTTAGAGTGGATGCGGAGGGAAGAAATGTACTATTACCCTATATAGAGTTAAAGAATAATGGCATAGAAACTACAGGGCTTGCCATATTCAAACGGGATGTTATGGTGGGAAAAGCAGATATGAATGAAACAAGAATAATTAATATTTTAAAGGAAAGTAGAGTTAAAGGTATATTGACATTACAAAAAGATTTAAAGCATTATATAAATTGTTATGCATATTCAAAAAGAAAAGTTAAATGTTATAAAGAAAATGGTAAGTATAAATTTGTAATATATTTAGATATAGAAGGAAATATGATGTCCAATGAATTGTATAGCAATTTATCTTCAAATCCTCAGGTATTAAAAGAATATGAAGAAGATATGAGAAATTATATAGAAAAAAAAGCTAATGAAACCATAAGGAATATTAAATATAAGTATAAAACTGATGTTTTGGATCTGGGTAAAATTGCCATATCAAAGTACGGGAGAGGTACAGGTACTGATTGGAATAAAGTGGTATGTGACTCTGAAATACAGGTTAATGTAAAGTTTAAGGTAAATACTGAAGGTAGGGGAGATTATTAA
- a CDS encoding GtrA family protein produces MTIVKNIYNIFVNNKKFRHITRFSCVGGLNTMIDFILFCILNSLFGVNYIISQIVSYGGGTLNSYILNKFWTFNDTKANKKTIKEIIQFIMVNSTSLTVSLIGLSILMDSSVNSLLAKIISMVLAQTVNFLGYRFWVFGRIINSVHITKKTA; encoded by the coding sequence ATGACTATTGTTAAAAATATTTATAATATATTTGTGAATAATAAAAAATTTAGACATATTACAAGATTTAGCTGTGTAGGCGGTTTAAATACCATGATTGATTTTATACTGTTTTGTATATTAAATAGCTTATTTGGTGTTAACTATATTATAAGTCAGATAGTTTCTTATGGTGGTGGCACTTTAAACAGCTATATTTTAAATAAATTCTGGACTTTTAATGATACAAAAGCTAACAAGAAAACAATAAAGGAAATTATTCAATTTATTATGGTTAATTCAACTTCCCTAACTGTAAGTTTAATAGGATTAAGTATATTAATGGATAGCTCCGTAAATTCTCTTTTAGCAAAAATTATTTCTATGGTATTAGCTCAAACAGTTAACTTTTTAGGATACAGATTTTGGGTTTTTGGCAGAATTATAAATTCAGTGCATATTACTAAAAAAACAGCGTAA
- a CDS encoding NYN domain-containing protein — protein sequence MDKDKKIAVLIDADNVSEKYIKYIFDEISNHGTPTYKRIYGDWTKPQLASWKNVLLNYSISPIQQYGYTTGKNSTDAALIIDAMDILYSNNVDGFCIVSSDSDFTKLAARLREAGMFVIGMGEKKTPTPFISACEKFKYLEVLASMASKSDEHTNNKESQRQEDPKVGMTSMDKLIEAIKTIITEISDEDGWAFLGEVGSTLNKRYPDFDTRNYGYSKLTPFVSSLKHFEIRSIKTSNPSISLKYIRNKD from the coding sequence ATGGATAAAGATAAAAAAATTGCTGTTTTAATTGATGCTGATAATGTATCTGAAAAATATATAAAATATATTTTTGATGAAATTTCAAATCATGGGACGCCAACTTATAAAAGAATTTACGGTGACTGGACTAAGCCCCAATTGGCCTCATGGAAAAATGTATTGCTCAATTATTCTATTAGTCCAATACAACAATATGGTTATACTACAGGGAAAAATTCAACAGATGCAGCCTTAATAATTGATGCTATGGATATACTCTATTCAAATAATGTTGATGGATTCTGCATTGTATCTAGTGATAGCGATTTTACCAAGCTGGCAGCACGCTTAAGGGAAGCAGGTATGTTTGTTATTGGCATGGGAGAAAAGAAAACTCCTACTCCTTTTATATCCGCTTGCGAAAAATTCAAATACCTTGAAGTATTGGCTTCAATGGCTTCAAAATCTGATGAACATACAAATAATAAAGAATCCCAAAGACAGGAAGACCCAAAAGTCGGCATGACAAGTATGGATAAATTGATAGAGGCTATAAAAACTATTATCACCGAAATCTCCGATGAAGATGGTTGGGCATTCTTGGGTGAAGTAGGCAGCACTCTTAACAAACGATATCCAGACTTTGATACCAGAAACTACGGCTATTCAAAACTTACCCCTTTTGTATCCTCTTTAAAACACTTTGAAATTAGATCCATAAAAACCAGCAATCCTAGTATAAGTCTTAAATATATTAGAAATAAAGACTGA
- the rbr gene encoding rubrerythrin has product MASLKGTRTAENLMKAFAGESQARNRYTYYASIAKKEGYVQISNIFLETAENEKEHAKRFFKFLNNDLQGQSVEINASYPVSLGDTKTVLKSAAAGENEEWSQLYPAFADVADEEGFHAIAMVFRKIAEVEKHHEERYLTLLKNVENGTVFKKDEVVKWKCANCGYIHEGSSAPEVCPACAHPQAYFEILTEKY; this is encoded by the coding sequence ATGGCATCTTTAAAAGGTACGAGAACTGCTGAAAATTTAATGAAAGCTTTTGCAGGAGAATCTCAAGCAAGAAACAGATATACTTATTATGCATCTATTGCTAAGAAGGAAGGATATGTTCAAATTTCCAATATATTTTTAGAAACTGCAGAAAATGAAAAGGAACATGCAAAGAGATTTTTTAAATTTTTAAATAATGATCTGCAAGGACAATCTGTGGAAATAAATGCCTCTTATCCAGTTTCTTTAGGGGATACTAAAACTGTTTTGAAATCTGCTGCAGCAGGGGAAAATGAAGAGTGGTCCCAGCTTTATCCTGCATTTGCTGATGTAGCTGATGAAGAAGGATTTCATGCCATAGCAATGGTTTTTAGAAAAATAGCTGAAGTTGAAAAGCATCATGAAGAGAGATATTTAACATTACTTAAAAATGTAGAAAATGGCACTGTATTTAAGAAGGATGAAGTAGTTAAGTGGAAGTGTGCTAATTGTGGATATATTCACGAAGGGAGTTCAGCACCAGAGGTTTGCCCTGCCTGTGCACATCCTCAAGCATATTTTGAAATACTTACGGAAAAGTATTAA
- a CDS encoding CidA/LrgA family protein, whose product MKYLRQLMIILFICFLGQVLEIICPIPIPGIVIGLILLFLALCTGIIKIEMIEDISNLLLSHMSFLFIPAGVGLMVSFNILKGKWVAFMFIIVISTIIVWIVTAYVVILLRKVHLHE is encoded by the coding sequence ATGAAATATTTAAGACAATTAATGATCATTTTATTCATATGCTTTTTAGGGCAGGTATTAGAGATTATATGTCCTATACCTATTCCGGGAATTGTCATAGGCCTGATTTTGCTTTTTTTAGCATTATGTACAGGTATAATTAAAATTGAAATGATAGAAGATATAAGCAATCTATTATTATCACATATGTCTTTTTTATTCATTCCAGCAGGAGTAGGTCTAATGGTATCATTCAATATATTAAAAGGGAAATGGGTAGCTTTTATGTTTATAATTGTTATTTCTACCATAATAGTGTGGATTGTAACTGCTTATGTAGTTATTCTTTTAAGAAAGGTGCATTTACATGAATAA
- a CDS encoding LrgB family protein: MNNLINTGIFGILISLIAYEIGIYINKKTNMSIFNPLLIAIVLIILFLTSFHIKYESFNIGGDIISFFLYPATVALAVPLYKEFSLFKKNVVPIFTGILCGCIVGIVCVIVFSKFFKLSDILIISLIPKSITTPIGMALSKQLGGVPSITVIAIIITGILGSIVGPFLFKILKIKDKVAFGVAMGTSSHAIGTAKTMEIGETEGAMSGLAMAISGIITVFLAPALWKIVLIILK; this comes from the coding sequence ATGAATAATTTAATCAATACAGGTATATTTGGAATATTAATATCATTAATTGCTTATGAAATAGGAATTTACATAAATAAAAAAACCAATATGTCTATATTTAATCCATTATTAATTGCAATAGTTTTAATAATACTTTTTCTAACAAGCTTCCATATAAAATACGAAAGCTTTAATATAGGAGGGGATATAATATCATTTTTCTTATATCCTGCTACAGTGGCATTGGCAGTACCTTTATATAAAGAATTTTCCTTATTTAAAAAAAATGTCGTACCCATTTTTACAGGCATATTGTGCGGCTGTATAGTTGGGATTGTTTGTGTTATTGTATTTTCAAAATTTTTCAAACTATCAGATATACTTATAATATCTTTAATACCTAAATCTATAACCACACCTATTGGAATGGCTTTATCAAAACAATTAGGAGGAGTACCCTCTATTACAGTTATTGCTATTATTATAACGGGAATATTAGGTTCAATTGTAGGACCATTTTTATTTAAAATTTTAAAAATCAAGGATAAGGTTGCTTTTGGAGTTGCCATGGGTACATCTTCTCATGCCATTGGGACAGCTAAGACCATGGAAATAGGAGAAACTGAAGGGGCTATGAGTGGACTAGCTATGGCCATTTCAGGAATTATTACTGTTTTTTTGGCTCCTGCTTTATGGAAAATAGTTCTTATAATTTTGAAGTGA